ATGCACCTTGCCTATGAGCTTGGAAGGAGGGGAGGCGGATATGGTATAGCATCCATCTGCGGAGGTCTTGCGCAAGGCGAGGCGGTCATCCTGAAGGTATAGGAAAAGGAGAAGTTTCATGCCGAGAAAGATATTCAAGGAAGAGCATAATATATTTCGTGAAAGTTTCAAAAAATTCCTGGAGAGGGAAGTTGTTCCGTTTATTGAAAAATGGGAACATGAAGGGATCATGCCGAAGAGTGTCTGGAAAAAGATGGGTGAAAATGGCTTTCTCTGTCCCTGGCTTGAGGAAAAATACGGAGGTTCGAATGCCGGTTATGAATACTCCGTAGTGATTAGCGAAGAGCTGTCATACATCGGAGCTAACGGGTTGATGGCCGGTCTTCACAGCGATATCATCGTTCCCTATCTTCACAGTTTCGGCAACGAAGAACAAAAGATGCGCTGGCTCCCCGGTTGCGCCTCCGGCGACATCGTTACGGCCATCGCCATGACCGAGCCGGGAACGGGTTCGGACCTTGCCGCCATCAGGACAACGGCTGTGAAAGACGGCGACGAATACGTAATCAATGGACAGAAAACCTTCATATCAAACGGCATTAACGGTGATCTTGTCATCGTTGCCGTAAAGACGGACACAAAGGCAACCCCCCCTTACAAGGGCGTAAGCCTGATCTGTGTCGAAGACGGAACCCCCGGTTTTGAAAAAGGCCGTAATCTCGAAAAAATGGGGATGCACAGCCAGGATACGGCAGAGCTCAGTTTTGTGGATTGC
Above is a genomic segment from Deltaproteobacteria bacterium containing:
- a CDS encoding acyl-CoA dehydrogenase family protein, with translation MPRKIFKEEHNIFRESFKKFLEREVVPFIEKWEHEGIMPKSVWKKMGENGFLCPWLEEKYGGSNAGYEYSVVISEELSYIGANGLMAGLHSDIIVPYLHSFGNEEQKMRWLPGCASGDIVTAIAMTEPGTGSDLAAIRTTAVKDGDEYVINGQKTFISNGINGDLVIVAVKTDTKATPPYKGVSLICVEDGTPGFEKGRNLEKMGMHSQDTAELSFVDC